ggcggagtccgggaagtgaacacgttttgggttatgtttgaacacaGGTAGttgcaggatcacttcttgattacctctaacttcacgaccgttgcgtagcttctcatattactcttatttgcgtatgtcagccaccatatttgcttagcgcttgctgcagctccacctcattaccttaccctacccatgagcttaaatagtcttgatctcgcgggcatgagattgctgagtcctcgtgactcacggatacttcccaacagttgcaggtgccgatgataccagtgcagatgatgctaccgaactcaagtgggagttcgacgaggacattggtcgttactatgtgtcgtttcctgatgatcagtagtggtgcccagttggaacgatcggggatctagcatttggggtttatcttccttttcatttggatttgaccgtagtcggtctatgtgtgtattttggttgATGTATGAATTGTTTATGTattatgtgacgtggcgagtgtaagccaactctctttatccctttcttgtttaTTGCATGGGATTgttgaagattacccctcttgcgactaaaccactatgcggttatgcctctaagtcgtgcctcgacacgtggaagatatagccgcatcgtgggtgttacacccttGCGGCCCCGCAGCACGTCAACGCCGTCATTGCATCTGCGACGCCGCTTGCACCAGATCGTCATAGCACACAGCATCGCCGCCGTCACAGGAGCTGCCCATGACCCCCGActcgccgccccgagctccgcctTGCAGCATAGGTGAAACCGCTTGCAACGCGCGGCAACCCATCTACAGCTCGACGCccccagccaccgcgggtgtctaTCCCTtacagcagtagcagcggcggcAGTAGAGAAAAAGATTCATGGCCATGGCTAGAGTCAGCACGAGAGGAAAAGTGATGGAGAAGAAGAGGCTCGCGTTTTAGGGAAAGGATAAGGAAATGAATGGGTGGTTTGCTTGAGTCAAGGAAAGGGTGGGCGGTAGGCCAGTCCCAAGGGGACGCGTGGCGTATGTAACGAGCGGTTTACGCGAGGACATAATCAGTCGGTTGAAATTGATCGTTTTCCTAATGAAATTGTACTAGGACTAGGAGAGAGATGACGTGTTGGACAAGTGGTTGGATTTGAAGGAAATACTAGGAGATCTTCACACGTACATGTACATGTGGTGGGCTTGCGTGCCTGATTCTTTTTTTTACctgataatacgtgtctcattcatattatAAAGAACAAAATACAAGTCACGTAAAGATTGACataacaaaactgaaaagatatcaaaatatctctttcTGATGGCGTTTTGTATTGTTGCTTTTATATATGCAGTATACTGAGTATTATGAGTGGAGGTTATGTTTTCAACAGGTTAGACAACATGTGTACCCAATATTAAGCGGCATTCTTTGCGTGTCATTGTTAATTATTTTATGTGAAAAAAATTGCACTAAAAGTTACAGTTGACTGTTATTTATTTTATGTGAATTTTCTACATTAAAAGTTGCACTTGACTCAAGATCCATCGTTCTCAACAGGTTGCATGTTGTTTACGTCTACTTTGGCAGGAGGTTTCTGGGATTGTCCATTGGTCGTCGTCGCCCTAATTAGGAGTGTTATTTTATCGGTGGATCTTGGAGGAGTTTTGCATCGTAAAAGATCAGGACAAAACATCGGCGCGTCCAAGGTCATGCCCATATTATTATCAATTAGCACAGCAAGTAGGCAAAGGTTCCAAGATCAAACAATCAAATAGCTATTAACAACATATGAACATGAATTGAAGTGTAAAAAAGAGCGTGATAAGATGGCATGAGTCACACCTAGTTAAACTGTTTTCACAACATACAGCACAAATTGTTGCCCGATCTACACAAGAGCCTCCGAGCCAGGGCAGAGTTCGGGGTGGCCTCAGATTCTTGGCCTCACCCTACGGCCACTAGTGTCGCCACCGTCCGAAAGCTGTCCCCATACACTCTGGCTTTTCCCGCCACTACTGCACGGCTCCTCACACCCAGCAACAGTTCTCAGTATCTCCGACTGAAGTGATGGGCAATTATCCTTGAGGCAATCGAACCCGTCAGTCCGGATCACAGCTGCAGAGACATAAGGGTATCTAGAATGTTATGCAGCTTTATAAACTTATTAACTGCGCCAAGAAAGCAACCATGTATATGAAGCATTAATTTCCAAGCCAGTAACAGATCTAAATTGCTGAAAAAGACTGCTAGTTGATTTAATTGCATTATTCTTGGTTAGCAAACTACATAGTCTAACATCTAGAAAaactactccctccaatccaaaataagtcacagttttgaactaaggttagttcaaacttagttcaaaactgtgacacttattatggatcagagggagtacattCAAGTGCATCATATTTAACAGCAATTCTACTAATCATGAAACGTGATAGTGCAACTAAGCAGCACAAACATATTTATACCTCAGAAAGCAAAGCAATACAACTACACCAATGAGAATCATCATCTACAGTACAACATCAAGGTACTTATCTTCTACTTGCATGTCAAACAAATGTAACGCCAGAAACTCAAAGCATGCACATGTCATCTCTCACTGAAATTGTTTATAGCTTGTAATCATTCCCCCCACTTTTTGTTCATACTTTAAACGCTCCGTAAGAAAAATCCCCATCAGTGACCACGGACCAGAGCATGGCACTTATATAAATCCACAAAATGATTACTTGAATGCCACTGCCAGGCAAGTTTTTTGACTAAACATGAATTCACGTATGAATGCTACTGTACCATGTGATGAATTTAAGTTAGATTTGATGTAAAAGCTTAAGTACCTGAAAGATTTTCTGCAGCAAATTTTAGGCAAACGGCTTTAAGCTCCATGGCATGGTGACTATCAGCCAATGCAAGAGTACTTGCAACCGAGGCCACAGAAATGCCTTTGCACAAGTAAGATTCACATAGCAATCTTAACCTTCCTAAGTCATACTTGTCTGCTGCGGCCAACAACTTTGCCGCCAAAGTATCAAAAATAGAGCCCATGGAGCTTGATGCATCCAACTCATAATCATCAACGAGGGTATCTCTGTAGATGAAATGAAGCATTGCCTGGACGGAGTATCCACATACAGTAAGTATACTTGCTCCCAGGTTATACTGGAAGACATTGATAACAAACAAAATAGATACACACCTTGAAAACCTTGGGCTCTAGATCATCAAGAACAATCTCCTTCAGATCCTCACTCTCATTAACCTCGTTCTTGTCTCCTTCTGATTCATCGTCAAAAAGTTTGGATCTAAATACAGTAGACCGTGCAGCCAACACCAACTTATGGGCATGAAACCTCTCTCCACTCACATTAAGAATAACATCAACCCCTTCATTACTGTCCAAAAGAGAACCGAAGTGGTAGCCAATATCAGAGTCTGGAACCTGAATGGAGTGTGGTCCGGAGTAATCAATAGTTGAAACCACAACACCCACAGTGCAGTTTATCCTCAAACAATCATCTTTAAGAAAGTCCGATGTCTCAAGAGCAGTTCGCCGAAAGAACCGTTTGTAACCCCTGAAATGAAGAATGAATATCAGAACCCAGACTGACGAGGCTGTTAAAGACTGGGGATCTAGATATTTGGCACACTTTACAAGGGGGTTGATGATTTGCCACAGGATAGTGCAAATTATCAAATGAGGAAGTAAAGTGTGGGTTAAGATCTAATTTCTCATTAAAGACTTGTATTAACGAATTCACACCTATAACTACAAATGTCATGGGTTGGTAGTTACATCACATCCAAGGTTCATATTTCATATCAACAAAAAGGAAAACATAGGACACCAAAGTTTTCAGATACCACTGGCAAGCAgatttaaaagaaaaagaaaaaaaaacagtttTTTCCTAATTATAGTTTGAACTTGGGAATGAAAATAACTGAAAAGCTACACTATTGCAGTTGTCAAGATTAAAAAACAAGACCTGAGCCTCCCAACGCCAGTGACATACCACCATGAGAAGTACAGTTCTGTGATATAATTTTAATCATTGTTTATATTATTACCATGGTCCAACATTTGGAACTCCTATGTTTTTTGCCTGAAATGCATATCTACAGGAGCTGGCAGCAAATCAGAAAGAATATGAATGTAAGTATTAATGGGCTTGAGAATCTGAGCTCATCATGCTAGTGGCCTGAAGGCACTGTCAAGCAAGAGCTATTGCTTTGTTTTTATTTCCAGAACATTTCGGTTACCAAACAGAAATCTCTGATTTCGTGGAAATGAGACTGGGGGTAACAGCTCTTTCATTTAAACCAAAGGTTACTTCGTGATGTCCTAAACTGTACGAGCACACTTCAACATACAACTATTCAAATGAAGTGAAACTCAACAAAAAGAATAGGTGAATAAATATCATAACATGTTGTAAGGACACAAGTACTCAAGATTGACTATTAAAGCAGTTCGGTTCCATGGTATAAAGAAGGGTCATTCCAAACACATTGCCTTTCACACAATACAGTCCACCAAGGAATTACACCAGTAACAGTAGATGTTGTCTTAAACACAACCAAATAAACATATTATAAATGGCAACAAATTCACCAACCAAACGATCTGTCAACGTATGTAAACCCAAGAATATCCAGTCAGCAACCTAATCAAGTGACAGTATGCTTTACAATAAAAGCATGTAGAAGTAAAAGCATAAGTTTACTATTAGACTACAGCATTGCAGTGACAAAACTATAGTAATGGGCTGATGGCACTAGCACAAGAAGTTGGATTTACCTCTTCTTATTAGATATAAGATGTTAAGGGATAAACCTTTTATACCAGAGGATGTGTGTGCTACTATTGAGATTAGGCAAAAAGATGAACTAGTTCTGAAGCATCTCAAGTCTCTTCTTTCCAGCCAACTCTGCCTCTTCATTCCCCTCTACCCTACGGGCAGTTCATCAATCGAAGCATTACAGTCAGGCTACCTTTTATAGTGTTTTCCACAATGTGTACTGTCATCATTGTGATCAATAGTTGGGCATAGCACCACAGCAAAGCAACATATTACACCAGAAATTAGGAATGAAAAATCAAAATTGTAAAGCTACTGATGCATACCATACTCAACAGATCAAAACCAGATAATTCAAACAGTAGCATGCCATTGGATTGAGCTAATAGACATTAAGTAGCGGATAATCCTCGTGGCTGTACTAGAACACCAAAAATGGCTGCCTTGCTATCACCTAATAATCCTGCCATCACCTGAAGTTGAATCCCTAGACTAAAGCATGACAACTACCCACAGCATGCAAGCACTAACATCAATCGAATCACAGGCTCAACTGTCCTAGCTAAAGCTCCACGGACGCCAATTCAACGACAGTGTCATAGTTCATACCAGAACAAATTCAACCAAAGCAGGAGGGTTATTCAGAGGCGACTGCTTACCACATGGAGCCTCGGTACTTGAGGGTGTAGGGCCCAGACTCGAGCGAGCGATCGAAATGGGAGTGGACCTTGTGCTTGCCCTTGCCGCTCTGGTCCTGCAGCGTGAGCTCAAAGAGAGCGCGGACGTCAGTGCCCTCGGAAGCGAGCGCGATGAAGACGGAAACATAGGCCGAGTTGTCCTCCGGGTTCTTCCCGTCTGGGTAGAAGTAGATAGCCCACTGGTATCCCCCGACGGTGAAGGTCTCGCTCGCGATGTGCTTCCCGACGCCCATCCCCTTGGCGAGGGAGTAGCCCTGGATCACGAAGCGGTGGGAGCCGTTCACCGTCTCCGTCACGGAGCGCGAGCTGGTAGGGGACGCCGCCATGTCACGCAACGACGGGGCGCCTGTGGCAGCAAGGGGGGCAggtcccggcggcggcgaggcgtcgccggcgtcgtcgtccatgGGAATGCGattggctagggttagggttggggcTAAGAGGCCAGGACTGGGGAATTTTCGGCCGATTGGCCGTACGGGTCTTTGTTTTGGTTCTGCTCGTGGGACGACTGTGCCATCCACGGGTGAGACGTGGAGCTAAGAATTCATTCCGGCTCGGTCGTTTTGTGCATTTTTGGTTTATCGAGTTTTTAAATGATAATAtatgtctcatttatatcataacaAATAAATTATAAGTCAGTAGTAATaatgtatgtgcaatgcacgtttatattaggtaggatattagttgcatgttatattaggtaagatatatctgttgcatgttggtatttggtaagatatcaattatTTTTTCGTGAAAATGGTAAgatattaattacatggcagatttcaAAGGATAATGTTGAGTCAAAACATGTTTATAACCAATGACAATAATGGATAATTAAAGTGTTAAACGTGTTTGGTGTTCAACATTGGagcgatttgaaccgctagataacatgatttgacggtcgagatagtttggatctgcccatttgagtctttttatattggtatagataagaTGTAAAGACCGACAGGACAAAACTAAAAAATAGCAAAACATTTTTGAGTTTGACAcaaacgcccgtcacctgcctccggcctTAGCACAGCAGCCACCAAAGAATAacgaatcacctcctcacccgagctcaacGCGGCTCCCTTTGCTGATATGCTGCTTtgtggacctccaaggtggctcatcaAAAGTGAAGCCCTTGTCGTTGAACGAACCAGACCGAGACAACACCTCAGAAACGTCATCGAACTTCAGAACtgacaccccaccacgactaaaacgccgaaggaggaaaccttacctgccatccacgaaccacgagcccAACACATGCTCCTTCTTCTAGATATCGTCGATGCAGACcataatctgcatccgctcctagaCTACCTTCCAAACTCCGCGTCGACTCAGGAGCAAACggcgtcgcaacggcggagcccgaggacacaggtccgccacgaggatgccgccgccacgTCATCCTTACTTTAACAGACTGAttttcaaatccatccccaaccataggaccgatggccttatccgggaaggatccgaagaatctttattcagcgttgTCATCGTCGTTGTCGAAGCAAAGACAacgaacaacctaaaaacctagactacaaGGGAGAAAAAGCGATCCACATGCGTGAATTCGGCGACCCCCTTCACTGCCGACCACCTAGGTcgccgacgggggggggggagcTGCC
The window above is part of the Triticum aestivum cultivar Chinese Spring chromosome 2A, IWGSC CS RefSeq v2.1, whole genome shotgun sequence genome. Proteins encoded here:
- the LOC123188607 gene encoding BTB/POZ and MATH domain-containing protein 5; protein product: MDDDAGDASPPPGPAPLAATGAPSLRDMAASPTSSRSVTETVNGSHRFVIQGYSLAKGMGVGKHIASETFTVGGYQWAIYFYPDGKNPEDNSAYVSVFIALASEGTDVRALFELTLQDQSGKGKHKVHSHFDRSLESGPYTLKYRGSMWGYKRFFRRTALETSDFLKDDCLRINCTVGVVVSTIDYSGPHSIQVPDSDIGYHFGSLLDSNEGVDVILNVSGERFHAHKLVLAARSTVFRSKLFDDESEGDKNEVNESEDLKEIVLDDLEPKVFKAMLHFIYRDTLVDDYELDASSSMGSIFDTLAAKLLAAADKYDLGRLRLLCESYLCKGISVASVASTLALADSHHAMELKAVCLKFAAENLSAVIRTDGFDCLKDNCPSLQSEILRTVAGCEEPCSSGGKSQSVWGQLSDGGDTSGRRVRPRI